Proteins from a genomic interval of Micromonospora sp. NBC_00389:
- a CDS encoding alpha/beta hydrolase family protein, translated as MAARAARLVLAATLVAGGVLAGSSGAAQAASPYERGPNPTTAILEASRGPFATASQNVSSLSVTGFGGGVIYYPTSTSEGTFGAIAISPGYTAAWSSISWLGPRIASHGFVVIGIETNSRLDQPDSRGRQLLAAVDYLVERSSVRTRIDGSRLAVAGHSMGGGGSLEAASARPSLQAAVPLAPWNLDKSWSELQVPTLIIGGESDSVAPVSSHSEPFYNSIPASAEKAYLELNGASHFFPQTVNTPTARQMVAWLKRFVDDDTRYEQFLCPGPSGSQIQEYRNTCPSS; from the coding sequence ATGGCAGCCCGAGCCGCCCGGCTTGTGCTGGCCGCCACCCTGGTCGCCGGAGGCGTCCTGGCCGGTAGCTCCGGCGCCGCGCAGGCGGCGAGCCCGTACGAGAGGGGCCCCAACCCGACCACCGCGATCCTGGAGGCCAGTCGCGGTCCGTTCGCCACCGCCTCGCAGAACGTGTCCTCGCTGAGCGTCACCGGCTTCGGCGGTGGCGTCATCTACTACCCGACCAGCACCAGCGAGGGCACCTTCGGCGCCATCGCCATCTCGCCCGGCTACACCGCGGCCTGGTCCAGCATCAGCTGGCTCGGCCCCCGGATCGCCTCGCACGGCTTCGTGGTGATCGGCATCGAGACCAACAGCCGGCTGGACCAGCCGGACAGTCGTGGCCGTCAGCTCCTCGCCGCGGTCGACTACCTGGTCGAGCGCAGTTCGGTGCGTACCCGGATCGACGGCAGTCGGCTCGCGGTGGCTGGCCACTCGATGGGCGGCGGCGGCAGTCTGGAGGCGGCGTCGGCGCGGCCGTCGTTGCAGGCCGCGGTGCCGCTCGCACCATGGAATTTGGACAAGAGCTGGTCCGAGCTTCAGGTGCCCACGCTGATCATCGGTGGCGAGAGCGACAGTGTCGCGCCGGTCTCGTCGCACTCGGAGCCGTTCTACAACAGCATCCCGGCCTCGGCGGAGAAGGCGTACCTGGAGCTGAACGGAGCGAGCCACTTCTTCCCGCAGACGGTGAACACACCGACGGCCCGGCAGATGGTGGCCTGGCTCAAGCGGTTCGTCGACGACGACACCCGCTACGAGCAGTTCCTCTGCCCGGGCCCGAGCGGCTCGCAGATCCAGGAGTACCGCAACACCTGCCCCAGTTCCTGA
- a CDS encoding ABC transporter ATP-binding protein: protein MERGLALHHIGVRFGGLTALDDVSLRVSPNRVVGVIGPNGAGKTTLFNVICGFVTPETGSLTLDDRPLRPRPHRLTRLGIARTLQGTGLFAGLTVLENVMIGASHTARAGFVSALLGLPSSDRDERRLRQHALDILDDLGIARHADAAPTTLPFAVRQRVALARALAARPRLLLLDEPAGGLGADDITELAELIRQLPQRDADPCAVLLVEHHMDLVMAVCDEIVVLDFGRVIAAGTPDEIRDDPAVTDAYLGAAIDEAAA, encoded by the coding sequence ATGGAGCGCGGGCTCGCATTGCACCACATCGGCGTACGGTTCGGCGGCCTCACCGCCCTCGACGACGTCTCACTGCGGGTGTCACCCAACCGGGTGGTGGGCGTGATCGGGCCGAACGGCGCCGGTAAGACCACGTTGTTCAACGTGATCTGCGGCTTCGTCACGCCGGAGACGGGTTCGCTCACCCTCGACGACAGACCGTTGCGGCCCCGGCCGCACCGGCTGACCCGGCTCGGCATCGCCCGGACTCTGCAGGGGACCGGCCTCTTCGCCGGGCTCACGGTGCTGGAGAACGTGATGATCGGCGCCTCACACACCGCGCGGGCCGGCTTCGTGTCGGCGCTGCTCGGTCTGCCCAGCAGCGACCGCGACGAGCGGCGGCTGCGCCAGCACGCACTGGACATCCTGGACGATCTGGGGATCGCCAGGCACGCCGACGCCGCGCCGACCACGCTGCCCTTCGCCGTACGCCAGCGGGTCGCTCTGGCTCGCGCGCTCGCCGCCCGGCCCCGGCTGCTCCTGCTCGACGAGCCCGCTGGTGGCCTCGGCGCCGACGACATCACCGAGCTGGCGGAGCTGATCCGGCAGCTTCCCCAGCGGGACGCCGACCCCTGCGCGGTGCTGCTCGTGGAGCACCACATGGACCTGGTGATGGCGGTCTGCGACGAGATCGTGGTGCTCGACTTCGGCCGGGTGATCGCCGCCGGCACGCCGGACGAGATCCGCGACGACCCGGCCGTCACCGACGCCTATCTCGGGGCCGCCATCGACGAGGCCGCGGCATGA
- a CDS encoding ABC transporter ATP-binding protein has product MSEPDLLVVRGLVAGYGAAPVLQAIDLTVPAGTIAAVVGANGAGKTTLLRALSGMIRPAAGQVLLAGEDLRGTPVEQLVRRGMAHVPEGRGVINELTVDENLRLGGLWRRDRADAGRALDEVYELFEPLARRRRHLGHQLSGGERQMLALGRALVGRPRLLLLDEPSLGLAPRVVARTMALLRQLRDRTGLTVLLVEQNVRSALAVADQGVVMALGRVVIAAPAAKLRDDVDLRHAYLGF; this is encoded by the coding sequence ATGAGTGAGCCGGACCTGCTGGTGGTGCGCGGGCTGGTGGCCGGTTACGGTGCCGCGCCCGTGCTGCAGGCCATCGACCTCACCGTCCCAGCCGGCACCATCGCCGCGGTCGTCGGCGCCAACGGCGCCGGCAAGACCACCCTGCTGCGCGCGCTCTCCGGCATGATCCGTCCGGCCGCCGGGCAGGTCCTCCTCGCCGGGGAGGACCTGCGCGGCACACCGGTGGAGCAGCTCGTCCGGCGTGGCATGGCGCATGTGCCGGAGGGGCGGGGTGTGATCAACGAGCTCACCGTCGACGAGAACCTGCGGCTCGGCGGGCTGTGGCGGCGCGACCGGGCCGACGCCGGCCGTGCTCTCGACGAGGTCTACGAGCTCTTCGAGCCGCTGGCCCGACGGCGTCGGCACCTCGGCCACCAGCTCTCCGGTGGCGAGCGGCAGATGCTCGCGCTCGGCCGGGCGCTGGTCGGTCGACCCCGTCTGCTGCTGCTCGACGAGCCGTCGCTCGGGCTGGCGCCGCGAGTGGTCGCCCGGACCATGGCCCTGCTCCGCCAGTTGCGTGACCGTACCGGCCTGACCGTGCTGCTGGTCGAGCAGAACGTCCGCAGCGCACTCGCCGTCGCCGACCAGGGCGTGGTGATGGCCCTCGGCCGGGTGGTGATCGCCGCCCCGGCCGCCAAGCTGCGCGACGACGTCGACCTGCGACACGCCTACCTCGGTTTCTGA
- a CDS encoding branched-chain amino acid ABC transporter permease, protein MDRFVFLTIDGLSRGAVYAAFALALVLIWRAARVVNFAQGAMAVAAAYVAYSVSASTGSYWLGFLVAILAGLVLGALVDRAVMRFVDHASPLNPVIVALGLVLLIQAVLGMVYGSEFRPADAPFSRSALTVGGVAVLSPYDLFVFAAIGAVVVGLAWLFARTAVGLRMRAAAFAPEISRLLGVNVGGMLTLGWALASGVGALAAMLVIPTELGLHPHAMDLVFVSAFTAAVVGGLDSPPGAVVGGLVVGLLLSYVSGYAGSDLTPLAVLVLLLAVLLVRPGGLFAPVTARRV, encoded by the coding sequence TTGGACCGCTTCGTCTTCCTCACCATCGACGGCCTGTCCCGGGGCGCGGTGTACGCCGCGTTCGCGCTCGCCCTGGTGCTCATCTGGCGGGCGGCGCGGGTCGTCAACTTCGCCCAGGGGGCGATGGCCGTCGCCGCCGCGTACGTCGCCTACTCCGTGTCCGCGTCGACCGGCTCCTACTGGCTGGGTTTCCTGGTCGCGATCCTCGCCGGACTGGTGCTCGGCGCACTGGTGGACCGCGCCGTGATGCGCTTCGTCGACCACGCGTCGCCGCTCAACCCGGTGATCGTCGCGCTCGGACTGGTCCTGCTGATCCAGGCCGTCCTGGGCATGGTGTACGGCAGCGAGTTCCGACCCGCCGACGCGCCGTTCAGCCGCTCCGCCCTCACCGTGGGCGGGGTCGCCGTGCTCTCGCCGTACGACCTGTTCGTCTTCGCGGCGATCGGGGCGGTGGTCGTTGGTCTGGCCTGGCTCTTCGCCCGGACCGCGGTCGGGCTGCGGATGCGCGCGGCGGCCTTCGCTCCCGAGATCTCCCGCCTGCTCGGCGTCAACGTCGGCGGCATGCTGACCCTCGGCTGGGCGCTCGCCTCCGGCGTGGGCGCGTTGGCCGCCATGCTGGTCATCCCCACCGAGCTCGGTCTGCATCCGCACGCGATGGACCTGGTCTTCGTCTCGGCGTTCACCGCGGCGGTGGTCGGCGGGCTGGACAGTCCACCGGGGGCGGTGGTCGGTGGTCTGGTGGTGGGGCTGCTGCTCTCCTATGTCAGCGGCTACGCCGGCAGTGACCTCACGCCGTTGGCGGTGCTGGTCCTGCTGCTGGCGGTGCTGCTGGTCCGCCCCGGCGGTCTGTTCGCTCCGGTCACGGCGAGGCGGGTGTGA
- a CDS encoding branched-chain amino acid ABC transporter permease — protein sequence MSATQAALPPQRNLAGAGTGGGDRPVDRRRGSTLLRHLAFALAAALLLLGVSYAVEPFRNFQLATVAAYLCATAGLTVLTGLNGQLSLGHGALMATGAYTVALCQNAFADRGMTGGWLLPLSLGAAVLSTVAVGAVVGVAAARLRGPYLAGVTLAVAVVVPALAVTFDGVFNGEQGLSVPVEPPPMSLGPYFPYERWQLWLAGAATLLALLLLANLIRSRYGRTFRAVRDDEVAARLAGIHVARTQVLAFVVSAATAGLGGALLAVLAQSVSPGAFSLTLSLFLLMAVVIGGLGRLAGALWGAVLLVALPDLTHSATELLTLSPAVAQRLEGNLPLAIFGVTLIVVMIAAPGGVQGLLSRLGRALLARWSARRS from the coding sequence GTGAGCGCCACCCAGGCAGCCCTGCCGCCACAGCGGAACCTGGCCGGCGCAGGCACTGGCGGCGGCGACCGTCCGGTCGACCGGCGGCGCGGCTCCACCCTGCTGCGCCACCTCGCCTTCGCGCTCGCCGCCGCGCTGCTGCTGCTCGGGGTCAGCTACGCCGTCGAGCCGTTCCGCAACTTCCAGCTCGCCACCGTGGCCGCCTACCTCTGCGCCACTGCCGGGTTGACCGTCCTCACCGGGCTCAACGGCCAGCTTTCGCTCGGGCACGGCGCGTTGATGGCCACCGGCGCGTACACCGTGGCTCTCTGCCAGAACGCGTTCGCCGACCGGGGGATGACCGGTGGCTGGCTGCTGCCGCTCTCGCTCGGCGCGGCGGTGCTCAGCACGGTCGCGGTCGGTGCGGTGGTCGGCGTCGCCGCGGCCCGGCTGCGTGGCCCCTACCTGGCCGGGGTGACCCTCGCCGTGGCTGTCGTCGTGCCGGCCCTGGCCGTCACCTTCGACGGCGTCTTCAACGGCGAGCAGGGGCTGTCGGTGCCGGTGGAGCCGCCGCCGATGTCACTCGGCCCGTACTTTCCCTACGAGCGGTGGCAGCTCTGGCTCGCCGGTGCGGCCACCCTGCTCGCCCTGCTGCTGCTGGCCAACCTGATCCGCAGCCGGTACGGGCGTACCTTCCGGGCGGTCCGCGACGACGAGGTGGCCGCGCGCCTCGCCGGTATCCACGTGGCCCGTACCCAGGTGCTCGCGTTCGTGGTCAGCGCCGCCACGGCTGGTCTCGGCGGCGCCCTGCTCGCGGTGCTCGCGCAGAGCGTGTCTCCGGGCGCGTTCTCGCTGACCCTGTCGCTCTTCCTCCTGATGGCCGTGGTGATCGGCGGTCTCGGTCGCCTCGCCGGCGCGCTGTGGGGGGCCGTCCTGCTGGTTGCCCTGCCCGATCTCACCCACTCCGCGACCGAGCTGCTCACCCTCTCGCCCGCGGTGGCGCAGCGGCTGGAGGGCAACCTCCCGCTGGCGATCTTCGGAGTCACCCTGATCGTCGTCATGATCGCCGCACCCGGCGGCGTGCAGGGTTTGCTGTCGCGTCTCGGCCGGGCGCTGTTGGCCCGGTGGTCGGCCCGGCGGTCCTGA
- a CDS encoding ABC transporter substrate-binding protein gives MRRTARRGLAIASTIALLISAAGCSGDDGSGPGGGSVPGVTDSEIVVGTHMPLTGPASAGYSKIAPATKAYFDYVNANGGVHGRKITYKVMDDGYNPANTQQVVRQLVLQDKVFAILNGLGTPTHTGVLDFLKSNRVPDLFVASGSRSWDQPDKYPGTFGFNPDYTVEGKILATYAKANLAGQKVCFLGQDDDFGRDSLVGVEKVLGATAVAVKQTYVTSNTNVAPQIGAFKAAGCQVVVLATVPGFTALSIGTAARLGFKPQWLVSNVGSDYPTLAKQLGAAAPLLEGVVGTNYLPMQNDTANPWIQLFTRINKEHNGDAPFDGNTVYGMSVGYLFVQVLLAAGKDLTREKVLEAVQKGGFQGPGLAPLRFSADDHSGYGGQRLARVSGGVQSYFGPTYETDEGDGPVSEYSAAPVAPPANGIPTVS, from the coding sequence ATGCGCCGTACGGCACGACGCGGTCTCGCGATCGCCAGCACCATAGCCCTGTTGATCAGCGCCGCCGGTTGCAGCGGCGACGACGGTTCCGGTCCCGGCGGGGGATCGGTGCCGGGCGTCACCGACAGCGAGATCGTCGTCGGCACCCACATGCCGCTCACCGGGCCGGCCTCGGCCGGCTACTCCAAGATCGCCCCGGCGACGAAGGCGTACTTCGACTACGTCAACGCCAACGGCGGCGTGCACGGGCGGAAGATCACCTACAAGGTCATGGACGACGGCTACAACCCGGCGAACACTCAGCAGGTGGTCCGCCAGCTCGTCCTGCAGGACAAGGTCTTCGCCATCCTCAACGGCCTCGGTACGCCGACGCACACCGGCGTGCTCGACTTCCTCAAGAGCAACCGGGTGCCCGACCTCTTCGTCGCCTCCGGTAGCCGCAGCTGGGACCAGCCGGACAAGTATCCCGGCACGTTCGGGTTCAACCCGGACTACACGGTCGAGGGCAAGATCCTCGCCACGTACGCGAAGGCGAACCTGGCCGGCCAGAAGGTCTGCTTCCTGGGTCAGGACGACGACTTCGGCCGGGACAGCCTGGTCGGCGTGGAGAAGGTGCTCGGCGCCACGGCCGTGGCGGTCAAGCAGACGTACGTCACCAGCAACACCAACGTGGCGCCGCAGATCGGCGCGTTCAAGGCGGCCGGTTGCCAGGTCGTCGTGCTCGCCACCGTGCCCGGCTTCACCGCGCTGTCCATCGGTACCGCCGCGCGGCTGGGCTTCAAGCCGCAGTGGCTGGTGTCCAACGTCGGCTCCGATTACCCGACCCTGGCCAAGCAGCTCGGCGCCGCCGCTCCGCTGCTGGAGGGCGTGGTCGGCACCAACTACCTGCCGATGCAGAACGACACCGCGAATCCGTGGATCCAGCTCTTCACGAGGATCAACAAGGAGCACAACGGGGATGCGCCGTTCGACGGCAACACCGTCTACGGCATGTCGGTCGGCTACCTCTTCGTGCAGGTGCTGCTCGCCGCGGGCAAGGACCTCACCCGGGAGAAGGTGCTGGAGGCGGTGCAGAAGGGTGGCTTCCAGGGCCCCGGGCTGGCACCGCTGCGCTTCTCCGCCGACGACCACTCCGGCTACGGCGGGCAGCGGCTGGCCCGGGTGAGCGGGGGAGTGCAGAGCTACTTCGGGCCGACGTACGAGACCGACGAGGGGGACGGACCGGTCAGCGAGTACAGCGCGGCGCCGGTGGCACCACCGGCCAACGGGATACCGACCGTCTCCTGA
- a CDS encoding SDR family oxidoreductase, whose translation MNADSGRLVDRVAIVTGASRGIGLAIAQRLVAEGARVGLTARRPEALAEAITALGGPAYAVAVPGRADDAEHRAAAVREVSEAFGPVDLLVNNTGINPVHGPLVGLDLGAARKILDVNLVAALGWVQEVCAAGMTDRGGCVVNVSSVAGLGPSPGIAFYGVSKAALNHLTASLAVELGPAVRVNAVAPGVVKTRFAAALYEGREDEVAERYPLGRLGLPQDVAGTVAFLASADAAWITGQTITCDGGVTLTGRAG comes from the coding sequence GTGAATGCAGATTCAGGCCGGCTTGTCGATCGGGTCGCCATCGTCACCGGTGCCAGTAGGGGAATCGGCCTGGCTATCGCCCAGCGGTTGGTGGCCGAGGGGGCGCGGGTGGGTCTGACCGCCCGCCGTCCGGAGGCGTTGGCCGAGGCGATCACCGCCCTGGGCGGGCCGGCGTACGCCGTGGCCGTACCCGGGAGGGCTGACGACGCCGAGCACCGGGCCGCCGCGGTTCGGGAGGTCAGCGAGGCGTTCGGGCCGGTGGACCTCCTGGTCAACAACACCGGCATCAACCCGGTGCACGGCCCGCTGGTCGGGCTCGACCTGGGGGCGGCGCGCAAGATCCTCGACGTCAACCTGGTCGCCGCGCTCGGTTGGGTACAGGAGGTCTGCGCCGCCGGCATGACCGACCGGGGTGGCTGCGTGGTCAACGTATCGTCGGTGGCCGGGCTCGGCCCGTCGCCCGGCATCGCCTTCTACGGGGTGAGCAAGGCCGCGCTCAACCACCTCACCGCCAGCCTCGCCGTGGAGCTGGGGCCGGCGGTCCGGGTCAACGCCGTCGCTCCCGGCGTGGTGAAGACCCGCTTCGCGGCCGCTCTCTACGAGGGCCGGGAGGACGAGGTCGCCGAGCGGTACCCGCTCGGGCGGCTTGGCCTGCCGCAGGACGTGGCGGGCACGGTCGCCTTCCTGGCCTCCGCCGACGCCGCCTGGATCACCGGACAGACCATCACCTGCGACGGTGGCGTCACGTTGACCGGTCGAGCCGGATGA
- a CDS encoding TetR/AcrR family transcriptional regulator: MDAVEVPVRVDGRTARAERTRAAIVEAHLALISEGDLRPTGERIADRAGISLRTLWTNFKDMETLFEASGAEVLRQQDAAYRPISSGLPLAKRVDAYCRQRARLLQLIAPSARAAQMREPVSDQLHRNRLKHIDRVRDEVEELFATELAQAGRGRGQLLNALVAASMWPAWSMLCDGLGLGVDQARAVMARTVGALLAEAPAG; this comes from the coding sequence ATGGACGCGGTCGAGGTCCCGGTCCGGGTCGACGGGCGGACCGCCCGGGCCGAGCGCACTCGCGCGGCGATCGTCGAGGCGCACCTCGCGCTCATCTCCGAGGGTGACCTCCGGCCGACCGGCGAACGCATCGCCGATCGAGCCGGAATCTCGTTGCGGACGCTCTGGACCAACTTCAAGGACATGGAGACGCTCTTCGAGGCGAGCGGGGCCGAGGTGCTCCGCCAGCAGGACGCCGCCTACCGGCCGATCTCGTCCGGGCTGCCGCTGGCGAAGCGGGTCGACGCGTACTGCCGGCAACGGGCCCGGCTGCTCCAGCTCATCGCGCCGTCGGCGCGGGCCGCCCAGATGCGCGAGCCGGTCTCCGACCAGTTGCACCGCAACCGGCTCAAGCACATCGACCGGGTCCGGGACGAGGTCGAGGAGCTTTTCGCCACCGAGTTGGCGCAGGCCGGGCGGGGGCGGGGGCAGCTGCTCAACGCGCTCGTGGCGGCGAGCATGTGGCCGGCCTGGTCGATGCTGTGCGACGGCCTGGGGTTGGGCGTGGATCAGGCCCGCGCGGTGATGGCCCGGACGGTGGGCGCCCTGCTGGCCGAGGCGCCGGCCGGCTGA